The Xanthomonas indica genome has a segment encoding these proteins:
- the proP gene encoding glycine betaine/L-proline transporter ProP, with the protein MSEFHAHFGWFKRRRQLRVEEVTVVDKPMLKRAVGAAALGNAMEWFDFGVYGYLAVTLGHVFFPSTNPTAQLIATFATFTVAFLVRPLGGLVFGPLGDRYGRQKVLAATMILMALGTFSIGLIPSYERIGIWAPILLLVARLVQGFSTGGEYGGAATFIAEYSTDRNRGFMSSWLEFGTLGGYIAGAATVTALHFALSDAQMLDWGWRVPFLVAGPLGLLGLYMRMKLEETPAFQAYAEEAEKREHDAPGLGALFRIHWPQLLKCVGLVLVFNVTDYMLLTYMPSYLSVTMGYAESKGLLLIIIVMLVMMPLNVLGGLFSDRLGRRPMVIGACIALLVLAVPCLLLVGTGNDWLIFLGLMLLGVALVCFTSSMPSTLPALFYTPVRYSALSIAFNVSVSLFGGTTPLVTAWLVERTGDPLVPAYYLMGAAVVGIATMVFVRETAGLPLRGSPPAVASEAEAHALLRSDEPLTVDPTRPELPPSPEPPSQAMPT; encoded by the coding sequence ATGTCGGAGTTCCACGCCCATTTCGGATGGTTCAAGCGCCGCCGCCAACTGCGGGTGGAAGAAGTCACCGTCGTCGACAAACCGATGCTCAAGCGGGCGGTCGGCGCGGCGGCGCTGGGCAACGCGATGGAATGGTTCGACTTCGGCGTGTACGGCTACCTCGCCGTGACCCTGGGCCATGTGTTCTTCCCCAGCACCAACCCGACCGCGCAGCTGATCGCCACGTTTGCGACCTTCACCGTGGCCTTCCTGGTTCGCCCGCTGGGCGGGCTGGTGTTCGGCCCGCTGGGCGACCGCTACGGCCGCCAGAAAGTGCTGGCTGCGACCATGATCCTGATGGCGCTGGGTACGTTCTCGATCGGCCTGATTCCCTCCTACGAGCGCATCGGCATCTGGGCACCGATCCTGCTGCTGGTGGCGCGGCTGGTGCAGGGCTTTTCCACCGGTGGCGAATACGGCGGCGCGGCCACCTTCATCGCCGAGTACTCCACCGACCGCAACCGCGGCTTCATGAGCAGCTGGCTGGAGTTCGGCACGCTGGGCGGCTACATCGCCGGCGCGGCCACGGTGACCGCGCTGCACTTCGCGTTGAGCGATGCGCAGATGCTCGACTGGGGCTGGCGCGTGCCGTTCCTGGTCGCCGGCCCGCTGGGCCTGCTCGGCCTGTACATGCGCATGAAGCTGGAGGAAACCCCGGCGTTCCAGGCCTATGCCGAAGAAGCGGAGAAGCGCGAGCACGACGCACCGGGTCTGGGCGCGCTGTTCCGCATCCACTGGCCGCAGTTGCTCAAGTGCGTTGGCCTGGTGCTGGTGTTCAACGTCACCGACTACATGCTGCTGACCTACATGCCCAGCTATCTCAGCGTCACCATGGGCTACGCCGAGAGCAAGGGCTTGCTGCTGATCATCATCGTGATGCTGGTGATGATGCCGCTCAACGTGCTCGGCGGATTGTTCAGCGATCGCCTGGGCCGCCGGCCGATGGTGATCGGCGCGTGCATCGCGCTGCTGGTGCTGGCGGTACCGTGCCTGCTGCTGGTCGGCACCGGCAACGACTGGCTGATCTTCCTCGGCCTGATGCTGCTGGGCGTGGCCCTGGTGTGCTTCACCAGCTCGATGCCGTCGACCTTGCCGGCGCTGTTCTACACCCCGGTGCGCTACAGCGCGCTGTCGATCGCCTTCAACGTCTCGGTATCGCTGTTCGGCGGCACCACGCCACTGGTCACCGCTTGGCTGGTGGAGCGCACCGGCGATCCGCTGGTGCCGGCGTACTACCTGATGGGTGCGGCGGTGGTGGGCATCGCGACCATGGTCTTCGTGCGCGAAACCGCCGGCCTGCCGCTGCGCGGCTCGCCGCCGGCGGTGGCCAGCGAAGCCGAGGCGCATGCGCTGCTGCGCAGCGACGAGCCATTGACCGTGGATCCGACCCGACCGGAACTGCCGCCGTCGCCGGAACCGCCGTCGCAGGCCATGCCGACCTGA
- a CDS encoding AsmA-like C-terminal region-containing protein — protein sequence MTAVQARYRRLPRGWRLLLRGLLIAYLLYLLAGNVFLNTPLFDLATNRKPEKFRMHTGPAVTVLPGFITAWNVRMRGHVQRNVWQVRADRASARIALLPLLHREVRLPWMEAVNVVGEMDRVDEMIPPPPPSDQGWTLRFDAIHSGTLRRARFGELAIEGKGHGTVGFLKQLRGGPSELFRSQIVFEDASVRYGKRQIADQATLDARFSFPRHYRAQAPGLRKLDITDLALRVHGRSVALRIDTAGDTTKLSTEPGLGHIQADLHLLRGALQPGSTLNWRVPLHAGVGATDRGVLALLLDVEGDTLRARARLPGQVDPRSMLDADLRIAGRQIPFADLAALLPRTSGRVQGRWHFESLNWISDLLVRKPWFQLDGGGDVAADLQLRQGALQPGSRLDVPDVQAVAEIMRVRLSGKAQAVGRIVGTAEQPRTQLDVRMRRFALAPLDDPKASFVEGENLQLDLQGDGALATLRDSLQARLRFADARVPDLRAYNRYLPAAQVRVLGGDGRLSGDLQLDASGQVGQGTLRVLGRQARLQTAGLELAGNLDLDARLRRAELQDKRFNLSGSTLRLQGVRYGTQPKQGDWWATLRIPQGRIAAAAPVQADAQVQMQMRDAGPVLAVFAQHSDAPAWLLKLADAGQLQASGQLRWRKDALWLDRVAAENERVALRARLRVGDAGTQGDLYARWGVLGVGVALRGEQRQWHLLGAREWYDRQPAWLPEAPAPAASP from the coding sequence CTGACGGCTGTCCAAGCACGCTACCGGCGTCTGCCGCGCGGCTGGCGCCTGCTCCTGCGCGGCCTGCTGATCGCCTACCTGCTGTACCTGCTGGCCGGCAACGTGTTCCTCAACACGCCGCTGTTCGACCTGGCCACCAACCGCAAGCCGGAGAAGTTCCGCATGCACACCGGGCCGGCAGTCACCGTGCTGCCCGGCTTCATCACCGCCTGGAACGTGCGCATGCGCGGCCACGTGCAGCGCAACGTCTGGCAGGTGCGTGCCGACCGCGCCAGCGCGCGCATCGCGCTGCTGCCGCTGCTGCATCGCGAGGTGCGCCTGCCGTGGATGGAGGCGGTGAACGTGGTCGGCGAGATGGACCGCGTCGACGAGATGATCCCGCCACCGCCGCCCAGCGACCAGGGCTGGACGCTGCGCTTCGATGCGATCCACAGCGGCACGCTGCGCCGCGCACGCTTCGGCGAGCTGGCGATCGAGGGCAAGGGCCACGGCACCGTCGGCTTCCTCAAGCAGTTGCGCGGCGGCCCGTCGGAACTGTTCCGCTCGCAGATCGTGTTCGAGGACGCCAGTGTGCGCTACGGCAAGCGCCAGATCGCCGACCAGGCCACGCTGGATGCGCGCTTCTCGTTCCCGCGCCACTACCGCGCGCAGGCGCCGGGGTTGCGCAAGCTGGACATCACCGACCTGGCGCTGCGCGTGCACGGGCGCAGCGTGGCCCTGCGCATCGACACAGCCGGCGACACCACCAAGCTGAGCACCGAACCCGGGCTGGGTCACATCCAGGCCGACCTGCACCTGCTGCGTGGTGCGCTGCAGCCGGGCAGCACGCTCAACTGGCGGGTGCCGCTGCATGCCGGCGTCGGCGCCACCGATCGCGGCGTGCTGGCACTGCTGCTGGACGTGGAGGGCGACACCCTCCGCGCCCGCGCGCGCCTGCCCGGCCAGGTCGATCCGCGCAGCATGCTCGATGCCGACCTGCGCATCGCCGGGCGCCAGATACCGTTCGCCGACCTGGCGGCGCTGCTGCCGCGTACCTCCGGCCGCGTGCAGGGGCGCTGGCATTTCGAATCGTTGAACTGGATCAGCGATCTGCTGGTGCGCAAGCCCTGGTTCCAACTCGACGGCGGCGGCGACGTCGCCGCCGATCTGCAACTGCGGCAGGGCGCGCTGCAGCCGGGCAGCCGTCTCGACGTGCCCGACGTGCAGGCGGTGGCGGAGATCATGCGCGTGCGCCTGAGCGGCAAGGCGCAGGCGGTCGGCCGCATCGTCGGCACTGCCGAACAGCCACGCACGCAACTGGACGTGCGCATGCGCCGTTTCGCGCTGGCGCCGCTGGACGATCCCAAGGCCAGCTTCGTCGAAGGCGAGAACCTGCAACTGGACTTGCAGGGCGATGGCGCGCTGGCCACCCTGCGCGATTCGTTGCAGGCGCGGTTGCGCTTCGCCGACGCGCGCGTGCCGGATCTGCGCGCCTACAACCGCTACCTGCCGGCGGCGCAGGTGCGCGTGCTCGGCGGCGATGGCCGGCTCAGCGGCGACCTGCAACTGGACGCGTCCGGCCAGGTCGGCCAAGGAACGTTGCGCGTGCTCGGCCGTCAGGCGCGGCTGCAGACCGCAGGCCTGGAACTGGCCGGCAATCTCGACCTGGACGCGCGGCTGCGCCGCGCCGAACTGCAGGACAAGCGCTTCAACCTGAGCGGCAGCACGCTGCGCCTGCAGGGCGTGCGCTACGGCACCCAGCCCAAGCAGGGCGACTGGTGGGCGACGCTGCGCATTCCACAGGGCCGCATCGCCGCGGCGGCGCCGGTGCAGGCCGACGCGCAGGTACAAATGCAGATGCGCGACGCCGGCCCGGTGCTGGCGGTGTTCGCGCAGCACAGCGATGCGCCGGCGTGGTTGCTGAAGCTGGCCGACGCCGGGCAACTGCAGGCCAGCGGACAGCTGCGCTGGCGCAAGGATGCGCTATGGCTGGACCGGGTCGCCGCCGAGAACGAACGGGTGGCCTTGCGCGCGCGCCTGCGCGTCGGCGACGCCGGCACCCAGGGCGATCTGTACGCGCGCTGGGGCGTGCTCGGCGTGGGCGTGGCCTTGCGCGGCGAGCAACGGCAATGGCATCTGCTGGGCGCGCGCGAGTGGTACGACCGGCAACCGGCGTGGCTGCCGGAAGCACCGGCGCCGGCGGCATCGCCCTGA
- the glnE gene encoding bifunctional [glutamate--ammonia ligase]-adenylyl-L-tyrosine phosphorylase/[glutamate--ammonia-ligase] adenylyltransferase — translation MYNAIAAVPDALQPTLERGLARLRQAVAAQPWPSSPGFDAALARALLASDFLLDTLCRQPSLLAHLAQPDPPPLPLPQLDPAQPAAWPAQLRRYRVAASARLVWRDVLGLDEVDATLAGSTRLAEDCLALALQALEGEFATRHGVIRAADGSVQRLVVFGLGKLGGGELNFSSDVDLVYAYPQGGESDGARALAAEEYFARLGQRLARLLDETTADGFVHRVDLRLRPFGTAGRVALSFAGMDQYFQREGRDWERYAWLKARAVAGDIAAGEEWLQALRPFVYRRYLDYTALDGLREMKAAITAEVARHDRLDDIKRGAGGIREIEFLVQSLQLIRGGREAALRERRLLPALRALVAAGQVAAEDGAALAYAYRFLRQVENRLQMLRDAQTHALPEDPLDRARIAFGLGYPDWAALHAALQVQRDRVAAEFAELLAPRERVLAPDALADYWRGLPDGGQAQVLREAGFADPDGADQALRGFVQSLGVRSLSDAARARLDRVLPALLHAAARSAQADAALHRVLGLLQAILRRASYLALLDEQPSALARLVDVLARSAFLSERLSAHPLLLDELLDSRVDGPMPDLAAMQRLCDAAVAAAGDDPEAALRGLNEARQALSFRIALATLDRRQPALASARQLAQLAEAVVLTVLRLARAELVAAHGEVPGGSFAIVGYGSLGGVELGIGSDLDLVFLYDHPAGVETSAGPRPLESGRWFARLAQKVIALLGAVTGGGRLYDIDVRLRPDGGKGALVSSLASYREYQRDRAWTWEHQALVRARGVAGDAPLLLQFEQVRAQTLARPREAASLREEVRKMRARMRAELDRSDAARFDLKQGAGGLVDLEFLVQAGVLLGAAQQPALLAPRDTPALLDALAHSGWLSLSIAASLHAAHATLVEAGLTCTLDRRPRLTAPTAEIAAARAAIRAAAAALDLVFVEGRAGDEAVH, via the coding sequence ATGTACAACGCGATCGCCGCCGTTCCCGATGCCCTGCAGCCCACGCTCGAGCGCGGCCTGGCGCGCCTGCGCCAGGCCGTGGCCGCGCAGCCGTGGCCGTCTTCTCCCGGCTTCGACGCCGCGCTGGCGCGCGCGTTGCTCGCCAGCGATTTCCTGCTCGACACGCTGTGCCGGCAGCCGTCGCTGCTCGCGCACCTGGCGCAGCCGGACCCGCCGCCCCTGCCGTTGCCGCAACTGGATCCCGCGCAGCCGGCGGCGTGGCCGGCGCAGTTGCGCCGCTACCGCGTGGCCGCCTCGGCGCGCCTGGTGTGGCGCGACGTGCTGGGCCTGGACGAGGTCGATGCGACGCTGGCCGGCAGCACGCGCTTGGCCGAGGACTGCCTGGCGCTGGCGTTGCAGGCGCTGGAGGGCGAGTTCGCCACGCGCCATGGCGTGATCCGCGCCGCCGACGGCAGCGTGCAGCGGCTGGTGGTGTTCGGCCTGGGCAAGCTCGGTGGCGGCGAACTGAATTTTTCCTCCGACGTGGACCTGGTCTACGCCTATCCGCAGGGCGGCGAGTCCGACGGCGCGCGCGCGCTGGCCGCCGAGGAATACTTCGCGCGGCTCGGCCAGCGCCTGGCGCGGCTGCTCGACGAGACCACCGCCGACGGCTTCGTGCACCGCGTGGATCTGCGCCTGCGCCCGTTCGGCACGGCCGGCCGGGTGGCGTTGTCGTTCGCCGGCATGGACCAGTATTTCCAGCGCGAAGGCCGCGACTGGGAGCGCTACGCCTGGCTGAAGGCGCGCGCGGTGGCCGGCGACATCGCCGCCGGCGAGGAGTGGCTGCAGGCGCTGCGTCCGTTCGTGTACCGGCGCTATCTCGACTACACCGCGCTGGACGGCCTGCGCGAGATGAAGGCGGCGATCACCGCCGAAGTCGCGCGCCACGACCGCCTGGACGACATCAAGCGCGGTGCCGGCGGCATCCGCGAGATCGAGTTCCTGGTGCAGTCGCTGCAATTGATCCGCGGCGGCCGCGAAGCGGCCTTGCGCGAGCGCCGCCTGTTGCCGGCGCTGCGCGCGCTCGTTGCGGCGGGCCAGGTCGCGGCCGAGGATGGCGCGGCGCTGGCGTATGCCTATCGCTTCCTGCGCCAGGTGGAGAACCGCCTGCAGATGCTGCGCGACGCGCAGACCCATGCGCTGCCGGAGGATCCGCTGGACCGTGCGCGCATCGCCTTCGGCCTCGGTTATCCCGACTGGGCGGCGCTGCACGCGGCGCTGCAGGTGCAGCGCGACCGCGTCGCCGCCGAGTTCGCCGAACTGCTGGCGCCACGCGAGCGCGTGTTGGCGCCCGATGCGCTGGCCGACTATTGGCGCGGCCTGCCCGACGGCGGCCAGGCGCAGGTGCTGCGCGAGGCTGGTTTCGCAGACCCTGACGGCGCCGACCAGGCCTTGCGCGGCTTCGTGCAATCGCTGGGCGTGCGCAGCCTGTCCGATGCCGCACGCGCGCGCCTGGATCGGGTGTTGCCGGCGCTGTTGCATGCGGCGGCGCGCTCGGCGCAGGCCGATGCCGCCTTGCACCGCGTGCTCGGCCTGCTGCAGGCGATCCTGCGCCGCGCCAGCTATCTGGCCCTGCTCGACGAACAGCCCAGCGCGCTGGCGCGGCTGGTCGACGTGCTGGCGCGCAGCGCGTTCCTGTCCGAACGGCTGTCTGCGCACCCGCTGTTGCTGGACGAACTGCTCGACAGCCGCGTGGATGGCCCGATGCCGGACCTGGCGGCGATGCAGCGGCTGTGCGATGCCGCGGTCGCCGCCGCCGGCGACGATCCGGAAGCGGCCTTGCGCGGCCTCAACGAAGCGCGCCAGGCGCTGAGTTTTCGCATCGCCCTGGCCACGCTGGACCGGCGCCAGCCGGCCCTGGCCAGCGCCCGCCAGCTCGCGCAACTGGCCGAGGCGGTGGTGCTGACCGTGCTGCGCCTGGCCCGCGCCGAGCTGGTCGCCGCCCACGGCGAGGTGCCCGGCGGCAGTTTCGCCATCGTCGGCTACGGCAGCCTGGGCGGGGTGGAACTGGGCATCGGCTCGGACCTGGATCTGGTGTTCCTGTACGACCATCCGGCGGGCGTGGAGACCTCGGCCGGGCCGCGGCCGCTGGAGAGCGGGCGCTGGTTCGCGCGGCTGGCGCAGAAGGTGATCGCCCTGCTTGGCGCGGTCACCGGCGGTGGCCGCCTGTACGACATCGACGTGCGCTTGCGCCCGGACGGCGGCAAGGGCGCGCTGGTGTCCTCGCTGGCCAGCTACCGCGAGTATCAGCGCGACCGCGCCTGGACCTGGGAGCACCAGGCGCTGGTGCGCGCGCGCGGCGTGGCCGGCGATGCGCCGCTGCTGCTGCAGTTCGAGCAGGTGCGCGCGCAGACCCTGGCGCGTCCGCGCGAGGCCGCGTCCCTGCGTGAGGAAGTGCGCAAGATGCGCGCGCGCATGCGTGCCGAACTGGACCGCAGCGATGCCGCGCGCTTCGACCTCAAGCAGGGCGCCGGTGGCCTGGTCGACCTGGAGTTCCTGGTGCAGGCCGGCGTCCTGCTCGGCGCCGCGCAGCAGCCGGCGCTGCTGGCGCCGCGTGACACGCCGGCGCTGCTCGATGCGCTGGCGCACAGCGGCTGGCTGTCGCTCTCCATCGCGGCGAGCCTGCATGCCGCCCACGCCACGCTGGTGGAGGCCGGCCTGACCTGCACGCTGGACCGGCGTCCGCGCCTGACCGCGCCCACGGCCGAGATCGCCGCGGCGCGTGCGGCGATTCGTGCCGCCGCGGCCGCCCTGGACCTGGTGTTCGTGGAAGGGCGTGCGGGCGATGAGGCGGTGCACTGA
- a CDS encoding acetyl-CoA hydrolase/transferase family protein — MSAERILHPRLRERIVSAEAAAALIQPGETVAMSGFTGSGYPKAVPMALAQRIEAAHLQGQSFKIQLMTGASTAPELDGALAKADGIALRMPFQSDPDARQRINAGSLDYIDIHLSHVAQHVWFGFYGEIDTAVVEVSGIREDGSLIPSTSVGNNKTWLDLAKKVIVEVNDWQPAGIDGMHDVYYGTALPPQRKPIPLLHADDRIGEPSLRCDPDKIVAVVRTHGPDRNSPFTPADATSQRIAEHLIAFFQHEVGKGRLPPNLLPLQSGVGNIPNAVLAGLAKSGFRDLSAFTEVIQDGMLDLLRSGVLKVASCTGFALSPEANEEFKRNIDFYRERIILRTQEISNHPELVRRLGCIGMNGMIEADLYGNVNSTHVMGSRIMNGIGGSGDFARNGFLSIFLSPSTAKNGSISSIVPMVSHVDHTEHDVSIIVTEHGLADLRGLPPRQRAQQLLAHCVDPSYRAQLQDYFDRALHASYGKHTPHLLPEALSWHQRWLDTGTMHTGG; from the coding sequence ATGTCCGCCGAACGCATCCTCCATCCCCGCCTGCGCGAACGCATCGTCAGCGCCGAGGCCGCGGCGGCGTTGATCCAGCCCGGCGAGACGGTGGCGATGAGCGGCTTCACCGGCTCGGGCTATCCCAAGGCGGTGCCGATGGCGCTGGCGCAGCGCATCGAGGCGGCGCACCTGCAGGGCCAATCCTTCAAGATCCAGCTGATGACCGGCGCCTCCACCGCGCCGGAGCTGGACGGTGCGCTGGCCAAGGCCGATGGCATCGCCCTGCGCATGCCGTTCCAGTCCGATCCGGACGCGCGCCAGCGCATCAACGCCGGCAGCCTGGACTACATCGACATCCACCTCAGCCACGTCGCCCAGCACGTGTGGTTCGGTTTCTACGGCGAGATCGACACCGCGGTGGTGGAAGTGTCCGGCATCCGCGAAGACGGCAGCCTGATCCCGTCGACCTCGGTCGGCAACAACAAGACCTGGCTGGACCTGGCGAAGAAGGTGATCGTCGAGGTCAACGACTGGCAGCCGGCCGGCATCGACGGCATGCACGACGTGTACTACGGCACCGCGCTGCCACCACAGCGCAAGCCGATCCCGCTGCTGCATGCCGACGACCGCATCGGCGAGCCATCGCTGCGCTGCGACCCGGACAAGATCGTGGCGGTGGTGCGCACCCACGGCCCCGACCGCAACAGCCCGTTCACCCCGGCCGACGCCACCAGCCAGCGCATCGCCGAACACCTGATCGCGTTCTTCCAGCACGAGGTCGGCAAGGGCCGGCTGCCGCCGAACCTGTTGCCGCTGCAGTCGGGCGTGGGCAACATCCCCAACGCGGTGCTGGCGGGGCTGGCCAAGAGCGGCTTCCGCGATCTCAGCGCGTTCACCGAAGTGATCCAGGACGGCATGCTCGACCTGCTGCGCAGCGGCGTGCTCAAGGTCGCCTCGTGCACCGGCTTCGCACTGAGTCCGGAGGCCAACGAGGAATTCAAGCGCAACATCGACTTCTATCGCGAGCGCATCATCCTGCGCACGCAGGAGATCTCCAACCATCCGGAGCTGGTGCGGCGGCTGGGCTGCATCGGCATGAACGGCATGATCGAGGCCGACCTGTACGGCAACGTCAACTCCACCCACGTGATGGGCAGCCGCATCATGAACGGCATCGGCGGCTCCGGCGACTTCGCGCGCAACGGCTTCCTGTCGATCTTCCTCAGCCCGAGTACCGCGAAGAACGGCAGCATCTCCTCGATCGTGCCGATGGTCAGCCACGTCGACCACACCGAGCACGACGTGTCCATCATCGTCACCGAGCACGGCCTGGCCGACCTGCGCGGCCTGCCGCCGCGGCAGCGCGCGCAGCAGCTGCTCGCGCACTGCGTGGACCCGAGCTACCGCGCGCAGCTGCAGGACTATTTCGACCGCGCCCTGCACGCCAGCTACGGCAAGCACACCCCGCACCTGCTGCCCGAGGCGCTGTCCTGGCACCAGCGCTGGCTGGACACCGGCACGATGCACACCGGCGGCTGA
- a CDS encoding queuosine precursor transporter, which produces MPSVVAPSPTFAALTPRALLLSVLAMGAVVLLSNVLVQFPINDWLTWGAFSYPVAFLVSNLINRRFGPRAARRVAWCGFALAVLLSIWIATPRIAAASCLAFIAAQLLDITVFDRLRRGRWWRAPIVATTCSATLDTTIFWSIAFAGSALPWLSWAAGDLAVKLGIGVCLLAPFRALLWRMAPTR; this is translated from the coding sequence GTGCCTTCCGTCGTCGCCCCCTCGCCTACCTTTGCCGCGCTGACCCCGCGCGCGCTGCTGCTGTCCGTGCTGGCGATGGGCGCGGTGGTGCTGCTGTCGAACGTGCTGGTGCAGTTCCCGATCAACGACTGGCTGACCTGGGGCGCCTTCAGCTATCCGGTCGCGTTCCTGGTCAGCAACCTGATCAATCGCCGCTTCGGCCCGCGCGCGGCGCGGCGTGTGGCTTGGTGCGGCTTCGCGCTGGCGGTGCTGTTGTCCATCTGGATCGCCACCCCGCGCATCGCCGCGGCCTCGTGCCTGGCCTTCATCGCCGCGCAGCTGCTGGACATCACCGTGTTCGACCGGCTGCGCCGCGGGCGCTGGTGGCGCGCGCCGATCGTCGCCACCACCTGCAGCGCGACGCTGGACACCACGATCTTCTGGTCGATCGCCTTCGCCGGCTCGGCGCTGCCGTGGCTGAGCTGGGCTGCCGGCGACCTGGCGGTGAAGCTGGGCATCGGCGTGTGCCTGCTGGCGCCGTTCCGCGCGCTGCTGTGGCGGATGGCGCCGACACGCTAG